From Perca flavescens isolate YP-PL-M2 chromosome 19, PFLA_1.0, whole genome shotgun sequence:
TTCCTCTTTCTCATGGCTGCAAACACTAGTGTAATTTAGTAAGACTGCACTGTAACTAGTGTTAGGTTATATTTGCATGTACCATAAATAGCTCAACTTGGTCTCTGTATCCACCAAACAACTTGTACTTCAGCTTACAGCTctggagaaggaaaaaaaaaaaaaaaaacaagaaaaatactCTCAAGTAGTGACGACTAAACCTCATATCCTGGATCTTTAGGGGGCAGAAAATACTGCAGCCTTTCCAGACATTCAAAAGAAAGAGGCAAATATTTCTGCATGTTTTTATCCTAATGATAATGTGGACAAATATCTGCCGCAGCTCTCTCCTAAACCCATTAGGTAAATCACAAGTGTTACCTTTTCGTTGActgcacagacaacacagaATTACAATACACAAATATTCAACTAGACTCTCATCAGCTATCAGTCACATAATTCTCACTGTCAAGGTCATGATTTGTGTACCAAAAGATTTCCCTACCGTTAGCCTTACACATATAACAAAGCAGTAAAACAAAGCACAATTCACACAATGAATTAACAATTGGGGgtctgatgacatcacagtTTAGCAGCTTCAACTACCTGATAAATAGCCCTAATCGTTACATTTGTGAGGCTTTAGAGAAAGAAAATCATATTTTTACTATACTTTGCTATAGTATGTCAACCTTAATCAACTTTGATATAATGCTTTTATCACCAATTTGTGCATTAACTTGAGGCAATGGTACCATTGGAACACCTTCAAAATTAGCAAAATTTGCAAAGCTCAAAGCTGCACTATATGCACCACCACATAGCTGCTACGATACTCCTTcatatgaaaaacaaaacattatctCACTGTCAAAAATTGttctatgcagatgacaccCCGTTTTCAGTCTGGAAAACAATCACAGAAAAATTGTGGTCTTGTTTTCATCCCAATAATTGATCTGGTTGTGAGCCACTGTGAGTCAGTTAGTCGCTACCCTACACTACATTCTTCCACTTACACAGCTCAAGGTACTGCTGATTCAAGTTAGGCTATGGTCTATGGATTAAGTACGAATGCCCTCCGAATGTAGTGATTCTCCGCCTTGTTCATACATCCCCATCCTCAATCCGAGCCAGCTGCCTCTCCAGTAACTCGATTCTCTGGCTCTGAGCGAGGACGACAGCCCGCAAGGCCTTCATTTCTGCTAACAACTCATTCAACAAATCTTCCTGGAAGatgggaggagagaaggaacaaatcagaaaacaactttgagcattaaaaacatttggTACGGGCAATATGTCTTATTCTACCAACTCACCTCTCTCTTCGGCCTCTCAGTATTTCCATCTGTCTCCCGTGTGGCAACTCGTGGCTGTGGCACCTCTTCTTCTAGCTCCTTGGTGGCAGAGCTAGATGTGGCTGCTGCATTGCCTGCTGAAGGCGGAGCAGCCCCAGTCCCAGAGTCTTGCGAGACGAGCTTGGGTTTGCTTCTGAGGGTGTCCCTGTGCTTGGATAGGGGAGCTGAGTAGCCGCCGCTCAGAGAGACCAACAGGGGTGGTGCATCCTGCCCAGCGATCCATTCATCAGCCAGGAGAGCCGGCTCCATGCCAGCTGTATCCGGGTAAAGGTCTCCCTGAAACAGATCTGACTGGGGAGGCAAGATGGATACGCTTATAGATAGACTTCCTGGGCACGCAGAAGGCTTTCAATTCCTTTAACTAATAAGTAATGTGAAtagattttactttttttaaatgctgtgcCTGGCTTACCTTTCGTGGTACAGTCATAGAAATGGGTTCCACTTTCCTTTCATGCAGTTTGTAGAACCTACAGAAGACCAGGAGATTAGTAATCTCGTGAAAGGTTGGCACATACATTTTtcttaatgcaaaaaaaacgcATGAAAAAAGACCAACATCACAAACATGTCTCTAAATGCTTTATTAGTTATTGTTGCCAACTGTGCCACTCAGCCCCAAGCTCAATCGTTCCCAAAGAAGATATACAGTGATAATAAGCATGTTCAGGGTAATGAAGGAACAAGGCTAATTTATGTGTTtctaatagtttttggacaacaatagaGCTCTATGGCACACATCAATAATCTGTACAAGGCTTTTGCTACACAGGCAATACTCAGTAGGAtcaagtttattttctttccaagttagttgacaataagaaaaacagaatatatCAACAGCCctttaaaaatcttttaaagtAATTAAATATCAAGGAAGGAAAACGTGACCAAACATATTTACCTGGCAATTTCACACTTGTTGACATCGACACCTCTTTTACTAAGAAAGCCAGCACCTCTCTGAGGCTCCTTGCTGCTGTATAAGCTAAGGAAGTGAACATACGGGGATTCGTCTGTCACTTCAAAATAACGGATGGTGCAGTCCCCCTGAAAGCCAGAAGATAATCTAATTAAGGCGACtgaaccccccaaaaaaaaaaaaaaaaaaaaggaatggatactaattttaagattttagtaAATCTGTTTCTTAATGTCATACCTTGCCACACAGGTAGACCATGTTTGTGTCAGGGTCATAAAAGGGTAAAAGAACCCCATTACTTGTATCCATCTCCTGTACTGCCATTGGCTCAGAGAGATCCTtctggaaaataagaaaaagaaatgcaaaagacGGATTTAATACTACTTGTAATTGCTTGCGTACGATATGTACTGTACACTCAACCCACCGCACAAAACGCTGATATTGGACAAATCTGCAAAGCCTGATTATGTTCAGTGACATAGTTCTGGGTTAGGCAGTCAAGAATCATTCAATATGAAAGCAATTCATAAGACTTACCGTATCCCACAATGCCAGCTGTCTCTCACTCATACGGCTAAAGCCTGTGGTCAGAATCTTCCCATCTGAAAGGAACACAGCTCTCATTGGCCTGGTGCCATCATGGACCTTCTCTTTCACCTGGGAGAACAATAAGAGACATAACATAGCAAGAAAAGAGGATGTGTACCCGCATGATGTAGTGTAGCTTAAGTTCTTTTGTATGCATCTGCAcacatggcaaaaaaaaaaaaagtgaagtaaCCTTGAGGACGGTGCCCCGTCGCGGGTCGATGACACGCAGAGCCTTGTCCTTGCAGACAGTACAGACAGCACTGCCGTCCTTGTTCCAGCTGACACTGTAGATCAAGTCTGGGTGGGCATCACTCAGCTGGTACACAAGCTCCCCCGTGCCCACATTCCACACACAAATCACATTATCGCAGCCTagagagaggaagacacaacatcCATCCATTCTTTAAGTTCATATTTGCTAAATGCAGGAACATGAAGGAGATTCGTGTCTTGTAATCTGAGAGATCTGCTGAGTATATAAACTAAGAGCATGTCGGATATCTGTGGAGCAATGCCATTAAGAGCTTTGCATACCAAAAGCAGGCTCTGAAATTGAGATGTACGCAAGTACATCAGATCGGAGTGATGTGCTGTGATTGATTTACGAGACAGCAGACAGAGGAGACAGAAGGATAAACCTTTACAGATGTGGCGTGGGACACAATACATTTGAAGCTTGAGCACAGAATTTTTGGAGAGGGACAAAATAGGATTACTTTACAGTAAGGATGAGTAACTTAACTTCAAGGCCCTGAAAACCAATTTCCCCCCCTAATCAGCTTCACTTCTGTGAGCAATCGGGTCCtacaaaaagacaacatttcCCCCCAAAGTTTGACCAATTCTGGTTTTTTCACATGAGGGatttctgtatttgtttctcTGGTTTGAAGGGGACATAGCTCAGTTAGAAAAGGGTGATGACATGTACTTCTGAGCACCAATCAGAATAGGActatctaaataaaaatgacagttGGGATTATTTCCCTATATTGCCAGCACGGTCATTAAAATCTGatcaaacaaatgtttttttccaacatttcaaACTTTGACTGTTACCGGCTGTTGAAAGCCTTCATTTAGATCAAATTTCTGCTCTCACAAAGACACTTTGGGTTTATAACCAGTTTAAAACCCTCACACTCATAGAGTCTTTTAACAGACACTCTGGATTTACTTCTTCACAGGGGTTATATCCCTATGCTGCCAGCAGTCATTATAATCTGATCAAGCCACGCCCACACAGTGGTTCGCCCACACAGTGGAGGTGGTTTTTCAAACTTTGGCTGTTACAGATAATGACTTGAGATTTGAAACCAAGTTAATAGAGGCTTTAACCGCTCAACTATCCTTATCTAACTGCGCTTCCTTGGGTCCTGAGCAATACACTTGCCATGACATAGTTGCATCCATGTCATTTGCTGACAGCTAGCCATTTGGGATTAGGCCATTTCCGGGAACAAGAGTGCTCATTCTGAAACTTACATTGCTGTTTGAGGTTGCTTCAACATCTCTGGTCTCTCTTTATCTGGTCTTGAATGTACTGTAGCTAGTGAAGGAGATCGAGTTGTACCCAGCATGCCATCCGGCAGTGTTAACGGTTAATAGTGGGCCCCTCTCAATACACTATACAGTTTGTGTACATAACGCACTACTAAATACGTCTACAGAAATACACCCACCAAGTGTAAAGTCGAAGGACAGACATACAGTAGTCCATATCCACAATGTTGCACTTCTAGGATTGCTCTTGTTCTCCCGGGAAATTTGTCCGGATGGCATTCTTTTCAGATGTCCGATTTCAGATGtcccgttaccttctgctttctttgtgttggcattctaaactctgtcgatttctgaggactatggttaactgctcctcggatctctgcagggtaaatccagacagctagctagactatctgtccaatctgagttttctgttgcacgacaaaaactacttttgaacgtgcactttccaccaaaacaagttccttcccgagcctattttgcagcgacacttagcgccgcccaagacgactgtgattggtttaaagaaatgccaataaaccagagcacgtttttctcccatcccggaatgctgtgtggactagccagaccatcctccgcagcgccgtggaggaaggtctggcaatgcgagactatacagacagagactccttccattttagATAGACTGGACCTGCTCAGCCTGACGCCACCTCTAACTCCATTATTTGCCTAATTTTAAATACACATCTTTATGGTTCAACAACCTGTCTCTGTGGCTACTTGAGATACAGGGAATAAACAAAGTGTGTTTTAACAGAAGACAGCAGCTCACAATGTTTCGTGTGAGATAAACATCTTGTACATCAAAGTCTACTTTCTTTGCTTGGGAATGTACTTGTGCGTTTTGGGAGCCACATaggatttattaaaaaaaaaaaatgaaacatctAAAAGCGTTGCAACCAAGTGTAATCATTGTTCAGGTTTATCACATTCTCCTTTAACATAACCTAAGTATTGTTGGCAGCCATGTTTGTCATAGTTAAgtcagtatttgttaaaaagggaTCATTTCATATGTAAAACTCATCTTACTATATGTAAAACATAGAAATCACATTGGTCTTGTTGGGTCTGTCCTGACAGCTCCCTACAGGGCACAAGTCAAACAGCAGTGTTAAAGTCAGACTATGTGGCACCAGAATGTGATAAATGACTTTACCTGCAGTCAAGAGGATATTGAAAGCAGTTGGGTGCCAAGCCAGGATTCCCACTCTTTTACTGTGTCCCTCGAGGGTCACAATGGCCTCAGTCATTGGGCTCGTCAGGCCCCCATCTGGGATCTGCCACACCTTCAAACCACCAGAGTCAGACACCGCAGACATTTATTTGTGAATGTGATCCATTCAGGTGCAAAAGAGCCACTAATGTTTTATGTGATGCATTGCCATTGATATAGAATGGCTGACATTGTTTTTGATCACAGAAAATTAAAACTATCTTCAGGCAGAGCAGGGAGAAAAGTTATGTTGAAAGCCTTCCTTTAGACATTTCTGCTCTCATGAAGACACTGTGGGTTTGAAACCAGCTTAAAACCACCACACTCAACTAAATAGAGGCTTTTAACAGAAGCTctggaatagttcaacattttgagaaGTACTCTTATGCGCTTTCTTaatgagagttagatgagaagattgataccagtCATCTCTGGCTGttcaatatgaagctacagctacgagatggttagcttagcataacgaCTGGTAGCAGGGAGAAAGCCTGCCTGGCTAGTCCAGCTCACAAGCCCTCGTAAAACCACAAACTGTtatttttacacttcagtttttgtacaaaataaacaagataTAACGTGTGAATTAGTGTGCTTTACAGGAACGGAGCCAGGCTGACTGTTTACCCTTCTCatagctgtagcttcatatttccTGCACGGACATGAGTgtgatttttttctcatatgtgtattttccaaaaatgtcaaaactatTCCTTCCAGGTTCCCTGGATTAAGCACTTAGCCGTATTATTGTCAGAATAAAAACTGGCTTTGAAACAGCATTTACATAAATCGGACACTAATACCCTAGCAGCTCTTTAATTGCAAAAACAATATGTTACTTCCTTTAAacggaaaaagaaagaaattgacTGCAGGTGTTGGAGACATAGTTTCCATCAATGGGGTCAGGGTGACCCGTGTCAAAGTTTAAACCTACCTTTACTGTGAAGTCCTCTGAGGCACTTGCAATGATGTTGTCATCATGAGGAGACCACTGGATGTCCAGCACCGGTGCTGCATGGCCGCACACTGTTGGACAGGACTGATCGATTCTGCCACTCTGTGggagaaaacaaaaaggttaAGATCATGACAGCGTGACAGCTGGCTAGAGAAACGTTAACACGTTACAGGAGTTTAACCTTTGTCCACCATTTGTCTTGGAACTGTAAAAGTGCTGCGTATGCATTAGCACACATGGAGCGAGGCGTCAAAGCCTTGCTCACATAGGTATTTGCTTTTAGTAGCAGAGTGAAAGATAGAAAACAGGATAGATGCTTTTCAAAAAATATTGATCCACTGTTGTAATTGATGctgaatgtaatgtaatgatgaACCTTGCTAAGCGGAACAACGAGGAAGGCCCCTCCTCCGCCGGCTTCGATGATAACGGCAATAAATTTGGGGTTGACCGCACAGAGGGAAGTGTCCCACGTCACGCGGGACACCCTGACATCGTCGATGCAGTGCTCAGCTTTCCACGCCTGGGCGAAGACGTGGCGGAATTTGCTCTGTCTGACCACACCTCGCCGGAAAGACATgtctgtcgaaaaaaaaaaaaaaaaaaaaaaaacaagacgtGAATTATGAGGCATCTGAAAAGTTGAGAAAACAAGAAAGCAAAGTGGTACTTTTTATCATAATCTGGAACTATTTTGATATTCAATTAATAGTTTAAGTCAAtgatttatcaagcaaaaatgcttGAAAAGACcgtctctggttccagcttctcaaaatgtgtaaaaaaaatgcttgtttcctttgtttaatattattgtaaataaaatattttgcaGTTAAATCTATGGACTATATATTCTTTAAACTGATGGTTGTCAAACTGATGTCaatttgggctctgggaaattaaCTACCTGTGCCAAAGTAAAACACATGAGCTGCAGATGactttttaatacatttgtttGATAGCTCAATATTTTAAAAGGCCATTAAATTTACAATTACAGGCAGTAGggatgtgcaattaatcaaattttaatcgtgattaagaTTTCAGCTCCTAATCACTAAAACAATGTAAATTgagaatttctttttattttacacattagGTTTTGTAAATAAACTCTTATTTCGTCTTGAGTTTtgaaggggaattcaaaaagtattttgtaatttttgtaGCTCAAGGtggtttcactgttttttaagttcaataaatgcaacaactttccaaaagtcaatgagttaTTGTGATTTCAATTTAGACCAAAGTAATTGCGATTAAGATTTTTTcaataatcgagcagccctaacaGGCACTGCTGCTGGTTTCTTCAAAATGCTACCTTAAATGGTATGGAAAATTGTATGTTTCACTGGGAACCAAACAATACCTTTTTAAACATTGATGATGCATAAAAGCTTAGTTGACTATTCACATACTTTTTACGGAcaaatgtgttatttaaaaagtatatagcagaaatataaaaaaatgatgtTTTTCTTTAAGTTGTGCATACATGTAACTGGATGAGGTCGTGTTGTACTTTTGGTGTTTGATAAATAGCGGTGTTAAAACTGATATCTActcaaaattatttaattaagaACTCCTGCTGTCAATATCTTTAATGAAGTTTGCAAGTCTGTCACttctttattattgtatttgtttctgtttaaaatattactttcatatttactttcatattacctcatatgtacatttttagGTTTACGAACTGTGATGACTGAAtgtaaattgaataaaaaaataaaaaaaagatttgacatGGAAATTAAAATGAGGATTTAGTCATTTCCATTCCTAAAAAATGGAAGACAGAAAAGACAGTTATTATACGGTTTACTCAGCGAATCCCCAACATCTTTAGGTTGCCAGCTTGAGTGAAAAGGTGATGTCAAAACAGCATGCAAATTAATACTGCGGGTCTGTCCTGAAAAGTACAGTCAGGCTTTAGCGGACAAAAGGGCATGATCCGCCTGAAAGCAAAACATGCTGGCAGTGAGGGAAAGGGGGTTGGGAAGTCAGAGCTGCTGAGGCAGGGGAGCCAGTAACTCTATATGCCATATCTACCTAATGTTTCGCAGTTGTCAAAGCAAATTGTATTTTAGCAGGTCTAGGCTGTCTGTCGTCTCCATCTTTTCCCAGTAGCTTGTGAGGATAAAACTGCTCCACATCCAAGCAGCTTTGGATATATAGTAAAGTCCACTGTAACACTCACATAGGTATTTAGATCTGGGTTACTAAATAGGGTCATCCTATTGTATAACGGTGGTTTTAATTCACTGCTATTGTTTTCCAAATACACACAGCACTTTTTGCACCATTTATGTTGGGGATTCTATTGTTGTCTGCACACAATGCGAGGAATACTGGTTGGCTTTTGCAAAGAGTAGCCTATAGGCATGAGCAACAAAAGGACGTTCAGGAATGCGTAGTTAACTCCAGAATGAGACATTTCAAGCAATAGGCAGGGTTATCATTTTAGAGCACAATAGAATAGCATACCTGGCTTTCGGCCTCTCCTAATTGGAAAAAGGATCACTAAAGACTCGGGCGTGACAGGAGGAGGCCAATAAAATAATCCGCCGCCAGCAGCAGTAACTTAATCCTCTCCTGTGTCCAGGCAGGCGTTCACATCGATTACGCAGACCTATAACAAAATACGTTCGTTAGAAATAAACACCCATTCGTATTATTACCAAATTTTCTCACGTTGGTTTGTCAATTGGTACGCATGTCTGATGTAGTAAAAGCCTAACCTGACAGCGCATGTCCCGTGCTGTTAAAGCTAGACTACATTAAATAGTGCACAGCGACGCTGAATGGAGCCAAGCTGATGGTGAAGGTGTGGGAAGAAATGCAGACGGCGTTCGCCTCGTCTCTCTTCACAAACGACTGGTTGGAAGAGATGGACTCAGCATTATCCCAGACACTTCCGCTCACGGCAGGATATGTCAAAGACACGCAGGAGTCAAGAGGGAAATCATTCGTCTACTTCCAGATTCCTGTCTGCCAGACCGGATGTGTGCGCAcctctttatatacagtaggtACGCACATGCGAGGATGGAATCATTAGCTGGTTTAATGTACAAACCCTTAGTAATTTAAGTAAGTGTCCGGTTTCACCATACATGCATGTATGCGTGAAACAAAAGCGCATTTCCCCCCAATTTGTATACCAAAAGAACAATGTATTACAGATTGTTATAGGCATACTACATTTCGAAACCATGATTAGGGTGTTTACGcaatggttaaggttatggtaAAACGTATACCCACGCTGGACGCGTTAAATGTATTTTGGAAAGATAATTCCTAGATATTTACTTAGTCTAAAATATTTTGTCCAAAAACCTAAtttaaaatgaagaaataatCAGGGAATATTGGGCTCAGAACAATGCATAATCACACACTTTGTAattccctttttaaaatgtaaaatttgtATTAGTACATTTTCATTAGTCTTATCTAGCTCCCAtaagatcagttgtattgtggTAAATAAGACGTTTACGCTGCTGAATGATGAACTCATAGACATTTCTATTGGATTAaagttgatttattttgtttctatgATTAAAcgtgtgttaaaaaaaacacaccggCTGACCCGGGGATCGAATCGCCATTCATGTGATTACAGGACGAAATGCTCTACCTTCTGAGCATAGACAGTGCTCCTATCCTGAGTCACAGCCGCCCATTGTGCATAGCCCTTGGGCGTCACCTAGTGTTTAATATGTCACAAGGCATGTTCATTATTTGTTTCCAAACGAAATAGTTTTGTGAAGTCGGGGAAGCGGAAGTGGGTGAAGCAAATGCATgaatttattataataatattaataattaacaATATACCTAGGAGATAAAACggtgtattagtactttaaatATGGTGGCGCAACTGTGTGCAACAGGTGGCTCCGTGGCGCAATGGATAGCGCATTGGACTTCTAGGTATTAATCGAAGTGATTCAAAGGTTGTGGGTTCGAGTCCCACCGGAGTCGTATTTTTCTATTACCGAAACAGTCGACATTATGGTAGTACAGACATCGTCCTTGTCGTTTTTAAGTAGGGACCAAACTATGAAAACCTAGCTAACAGTTTACAGTTTTTCGTTACTCTCTGTAAGCATTGAGTTTTTCATTTGAATCACAGCCTGCAACTTACATCAACATAGTATAGTGTACTATCATTGTACATTCGCTACTATctgtaacgttagttaatgcgtTTTTGCGATTTAATGTAATTTTGTTGTTCatgttgctagctagctagttagtaGAAGAAGAATCAACTGAATGTGTCAAGTTAGCAAGATACAATCAAGTTGATTTTGGATTGtat
This genomic window contains:
- the coro1b gene encoding coronin-1B yields the protein MSFRRGVVRQSKFRHVFAQAWKAEHCIDDVRVSRVTWDTSLCAVNPKFIAVIIEAGGGGAFLVVPLSKSGRIDQSCPTVCGHAAPVLDIQWSPHDDNIIASASEDFTVKVWQIPDGGLTSPMTEAIVTLEGHSKRVGILAWHPTAFNILLTAGCDNVICVWNVGTGELVYQLSDAHPDLIYSVSWNKDGSAVCTVCKDKALRVIDPRRGTVLKVKEKVHDGTRPMRAVFLSDGKILTTGFSRMSERQLALWDTKDLSEPMAVQEMDTSNGVLLPFYDPDTNMVYLCGKGDCTIRYFEVTDESPYVHFLSLYSSKEPQRGAGFLSKRGVDVNKCEIARFYKLHERKVEPISMTVPRKSDLFQGDLYPDTAGMEPALLADEWIAGQDAPPLLVSLSGGYSAPLSKHRDTLRSKPKLVSQDSGTGAAPPSAGNAAATSSSATKELEEEVPQPRVATRETDGNTERPKREEDLLNELLAEMKALRAVVLAQSQRIELLERQLARIEDGDV